In the Verrucomicrobiota bacterium genome, one interval contains:
- a CDS encoding bifunctional 4-hydroxy-2-oxoglutarate aldolase/2-dehydro-3-deoxy-phosphogluconate aldolase (catalyzes the formation of pyruvate and glyoxylate from 4-hydroxy-2-oxoglutarate; or pyruvate and D-glyceraldehyde 3-phosphate from 2-dehydro-3-deoxy-D-glyconate 6-phosphate), with amino-acid sequence MPTGSRLRTRTRSSVCSCCRSRSPDARHPCAKPSRWCAITINPKTEMARFTRLEVLNRILDEGLMPIFSHGDPETACRVVDAVAAGGVTMFEFTNRADHVIETYRALAQHCQRHLPKVILGAGSIVDEATAALFVAHGANFIVGPSYNERVARFCNCRKIAYLPGCQTATEIAAAEEMGVEIVKLFPCEAAGGPGFARAILGPSPWTRILPTGLRDVSQKGLAAWFEAGACAIGLGRELIPKDRVEAGDYAAVTRRVQEVCEWVRDARASLTLPRGQRHCRVNPETDCAT; translated from the coding sequence ATGCCCACCGGCTCGCGCCTTCGGACGAGGACACGCTCTTCGGTCTGCTCGTGCTGTCGCTCGCGTTCACCGGACGCGCGGCATCCGTGCGCGAAGCCATCGCGTTGGTGCGCGATAACCATCAACCCCAAGACTGAAATGGCCCGATTCACAAGACTGGAAGTTCTGAACAGGATTCTCGACGAGGGACTCATGCCGATCTTCTCTCATGGCGATCCAGAGACAGCGTGCCGGGTTGTTGACGCCGTCGCCGCCGGTGGTGTGACGATGTTCGAATTCACCAATCGAGCTGACCACGTCATCGAGACATATCGAGCCCTCGCGCAGCACTGCCAGCGGCATCTGCCGAAGGTCATTCTGGGTGCGGGATCGATCGTGGATGAGGCGACGGCCGCCCTATTCGTGGCCCATGGTGCCAATTTCATTGTCGGCCCATCCTACAACGAGCGCGTGGCGCGCTTCTGCAACTGCCGAAAGATCGCTTATCTGCCGGGATGCCAGACTGCCACCGAGATTGCAGCCGCTGAAGAAATGGGCGTCGAAATCGTGAAACTCTTCCCTTGCGAGGCGGCGGGTGGCCCGGGGTTCGCCAGAGCAATCCTCGGACCATCGCCGTGGACAAGGATACTGCCCACGGGCCTGCGTGATGTGTCGCAGAAAGGTCTGGCCGCTTGGTTCGAAGCTGGCGCCTGCGCGATTGGCCTCGGGCGCGAACTGATCCCCAAAGACCGCGTCGAGGCCGGCGATTACGCCGCCGTTACACGCCGGGTCCAGGAAGTCTGTGAATGGGTCAGGGACGCCCGTGCAAGCCTCACTCTCCCGCGAGGTCAGCGCCACTGCCGAGTCAATCCGGAAACTGACTGTGCGACCTAA
- a CDS encoding malate:quinone oxidoreductase, translating to ALLGASPGASVSVNIALEVIKTCLPHLLASADGRASMKQMIPTFDEDLKQPGNAALFEKTTRVAGERLQLTSLPHS from the coding sequence CCGCGCTGCTCGGTGCCTCGCCCGGCGCCTCGGTCTCGGTGAACATTGCGCTCGAGGTCATCAAGACCTGCCTGCCGCATCTGCTCGCCAGCGCGGACGGACGCGCGAGCATGAAGCAGATGATCCCGACTTTCGATGAGGATCTGAAACAACCGGGCAACGCCGCCCTGTTCGAGAAGACGACCCGCGTGGCCGGAGAGCGGCTGCAACTCACCTCACTTCCACATTCCTGA
- a CDS encoding dihydrodipicolinate synthase family protein codes for MNNPDTSKHKPLFRGVCASSITPFNADGTFALARLKPHIDWLIAEGVSAISPLGSSGEFAGMESDDRKRVLEASIEACAGRVPIVAGTHHVSTRLTIDLSKHAESVGADALLIVPPYYMAPTPAQTMDHYRRIAEAVSIPVVLYHNIPLTGVNLRTSHLAQLFREGAIRGVKMSNAEPDRICSLLQETDGQLSVYAGIDSVAFEGLCHGAHGWISGIPSMVPAAAVKLYQAISVKGDLVSARQIWAKLAPLMRLQFSAYHNGGDGAHWFSVMKAGLNMIGPEVGDPSPPVLPLPAEFLETLATLLRDLGYHVQTKR; via the coding sequence ATGAACAATCCCGACACCAGCAAGCACAAGCCTCTCTTTCGCGGCGTATGCGCTTCTTCCATCACACCCTTCAACGCGGACGGCACGTTTGCCCTTGCCCGGCTCAAACCACACATTGACTGGTTGATTGCCGAAGGCGTCAGCGCCATTTCCCCGCTTGGTAGTTCGGGAGAGTTTGCTGGCATGGAATCAGACGACCGCAAGCGCGTGCTGGAAGCATCCATTGAAGCCTGCGCAGGCAGGGTGCCAATCGTCGCGGGCACCCATCATGTCTCCACGCGTTTGACCATCGACCTCTCCAAGCACGCGGAGAGTGTGGGTGCAGATGCGCTGCTCATCGTGCCGCCCTACTACATGGCACCCACACCGGCCCAGACCATGGACCACTACCGGCGCATCGCCGAGGCCGTCTCCATTCCCGTGGTCCTCTATCACAATATTCCGCTGACCGGGGTGAATCTTCGCACCTCTCACCTTGCCCAGCTTTTTCGCGAGGGTGCGATCAGAGGCGTCAAGATGTCCAATGCCGAGCCCGACCGCATCTGCTCGCTGCTGCAAGAGACCGATGGGCAGCTCTCTGTCTATGCGGGCATCGATTCAGTGGCTTTTGAAGGGCTCTGCCATGGAGCCCATGGATGGATCTCCGGCATCCCAAGTATGGTGCCAGCCGCTGCGGTGAAGCTTTATCAAGCGATCTCGGTGAAGGGGGATCTGGTCTCCGCTCGGCAGATATGGGCTAAGCTTGCGCCACTCATGCGCTTGCAGTTTAGCGCCTACCACAACGGAGGCGACGGAGCCCATTGGTTCAGTGTCATGAAGGCAGGACTCAACATGATAGGCCCCGAAGTCGGCGACCCGTCGCCCCCGGTGTTGCCTCTGCCCGCAGAGTTCCTCGAGACCCTCGCCACACTGCTCCGCGACCTTGGCTACCACGTCCAAACCAAGCGCTAA
- a CDS encoding DUF2437 domain-containing protein, which produces MKLIRHQANGTIQHAALQPDGTARRIEGDLFGNFRATDEIVTPGKLLAPLQPTAIFCIGLNYRKHAEESNAAIPQYPVLFMKSPGAVQNPGDDIVLPRHLASDEVDYECELAVVIGKACKNVSKANALDYVLGYTCANDVSARDWQIKRGGSQWCRGKTFDTFAPLGPCLVLKDEIPNPNALRIQTILNGKSMQDWNTNDMIFDVPTLIEFLSGSTTLLPGTVILTGTPQGVGAAMKPPVFLQPGDTVTIEIENIGALTNSVVAEA; this is translated from the coding sequence ATGAAACTTATCCGCCACCAAGCCAACGGCACCATCCAGCACGCAGCCCTTCAACCCGATGGCACCGCCCGTCGCATCGAAGGCGATCTTTTCGGCAACTTCCGAGCCACCGATGAAATCGTCACGCCGGGCAAGCTGCTCGCGCCGTTGCAGCCCACCGCCATCTTTTGCATCGGCTTGAACTACCGCAAACATGCCGAGGAGAGCAACGCCGCCATCCCGCAGTATCCGGTGCTCTTCATGAAATCGCCCGGCGCGGTGCAGAACCCCGGCGATGACATCGTGCTGCCACGCCATCTCGCCAGTGATGAAGTGGATTACGAATGCGAGTTGGCCGTCGTCATCGGCAAGGCCTGCAAAAACGTCTCAAAAGCCAACGCGCTCGATTACGTGCTCGGCTACACCTGCGCCAATGATGTGAGCGCGCGCGATTGGCAGATCAAGCGCGGCGGCAGCCAGTGGTGCCGCGGCAAGACCTTCGACACCTTTGCTCCGCTGGGGCCATGCCTCGTGCTGAAAGACGAGATTCCCAATCCGAATGCGCTGCGCATCCAGACCATCCTCAATGGCAAGTCCATGCAGGACTGGAACACGAACGACATGATCTTCGACGTGCCCACGCTGATCGAGTTCCTCAGTGGCAGCACCACACTGCTGCCCGGCACGGTCATTCTCACCGGCACGCCGCAAGGAGTCGGCGCGGCGATGAAACCGCCTGTTTTCCTCCAGCCCGGCGACACCGTGACCATCGAAATCGAAAACATCGGCGCGCTCACCAACTCCGTCGTCGCGGAAGCATGA